One genomic region from Gadus morhua chromosome 9, gadMor3.0, whole genome shotgun sequence encodes:
- the LOC115550328 gene encoding hydroperoxide isomerase ALOXE3-like isoform X2, with protein sequence MCMYQVHVTTGDRLRAGTNDHVFVTLVGTNGESERTELNNYGIDFRPDQTSTYPVNTQPLGHLLLIKLEISQYFYLPENQWFCSKIVVDTPEGEAVLFPCHRWLTWGEVLELRGAKATKESDDDHPLLIEHRKREVTKRTELYQWKEYTEGIPHITHFEMSELPSEVRFSLSKGFEFTFSKEFTKAELKLKGLFGSEESWESLESMKNTLTFKTSPTAEYVAEHWKDDAFYGYQFLNGVHPSIIRNCPLMPSNFPVTEEMVQPFLEPGTSLQQEIQKGNLFLCDYKSLEGLQTLVVEGNSMPLTAALCLLYLDTTGTLKPIAIQLGQEPSEKCPIFVPSDPELDWLLVKMFVKNADSVIHQIISHLMNTHLLAEVFAVATMRHFPDVHPLYKLLTPHFRYTLQINTAARVVLLGPTGLVSKSSAGNEGTNELMRRHLAETTYSSLCLPDNIADRGLQNIPNFYYRDDGLKLWTAINRFVWAMLGLYYPTDDEVSGDAELQRWIQDISTRGFLGNRRSGMPESFITVEEVVKFVTMVIFTTSAQHAAVNSGQFDYNSWVPNNPLQLRRAPPTTKGQVTMETILETLPNIGHSVDFIALSSVLHKKYTDSVVLGSYPEERFGEPAAKQIIENFQKELSSIEERIIERNATLHVPYCYLKPSEIENSVSI encoded by the exons ATGTGTATGTATCAGGTACATGTGACGACGGGTGACAGGTTAAGGGCAGGAACAAATGACCACGTATTTGTTACCTTGGTTGGAACGAATGGGGAGAGTGAGCGCACTGAGCTAAACAACTATGGCATTGACTTCCGCCCCGACCAG ACCAGCACCTACCCAGTGAACACCCAGCCCTTGGGCCATCTTCTGCTCATCAAGCTGGAGATATCTCAATATTTTTATCTGCCAGAAAATCAGTGGTTCTGCTCCAAGATTGTGGTGGATACCCCAGAAGGAGAGGCCGTCCTCTTCCCCTGCCACAGATGGTTGACCTGGGGGGAAGTACTGGAACTCAGAGGAGCCAAAG CCACGAAGGAAAGTGACGATGACCATCCTTTGCTGATTGAgcacaggaagagagaggtgaCCAAACGAACTGAACTTTATCA GTGGAAGGAATACACTGAGGGGATCCCCCACATCACTCATTTTGAGATGTCTGAGCTTCCATCTGAAGTTCGCTTCTCTCTTAGCAAAGGATTCGAATTCACGTTTTCAAAAGAATTTAC TAAAGCTGAACTCAAACTGAAAGGTCTGTTTGGATCTGAGGAATCATGGGAGAGCCTGGAGTCCATGAAGAATACACTTACCTTCAAGACGTCCCCAACAGCTG AATATGTCGCTGAGCACTGGAAGGACGATGCTTTCTATGGCTACCAGTTCCTGAATGGTGTCCATCCCTCCATAATCAGAAACTGCCCCCTTATGCCCTCAAACTTCCCCGTCACTGAAGAGATGGTGCAGCCGTTCCTAGAGCCTGGTACTTCCCTACAACAAGAGATCCAG AAAGGGAACCTATTCCTGTGTGACTACAAGTCACTGGAGGGTCTTCAGACCCTCGTGGTGGAGGGGAATTCAATGCCTCTCACTGCTGCCCTCTGCCTGCTGTACCTGGACACCACAGGCACACTCAAACCCATAGCTATTCAG CTGGGACAGGAACCATCAGAGAAATGCCCAATCTTCGTCCCCAGCGATCCAGAGCTCGACTGGCTCCTGGTGAAGATGTTTGTGAAAAATGCAGATTCAGTAATTCATCAGATTATCTCTCATCTAATGAACACCCACTTGTTGGCCGAGGTGTTTGCTGTCGCTACCATGCGTCACTTCCCAGACGTACACCCCCTCTACAAG CTATTGACTCCCCACTTCCGCTACACTCTACAAATTAACACAGCAGCTCGAGTTGTGCTACTTGGGCCAACGGGACTTGTATCAAAA AGTTCAGCTGGCAATGAGGGTACCAATGAGCTGATGAGGAGACACCTGGCTGAAACCACCTACTCATCTCTATGTCTGCCAGACAACATTGCTGACAGAGGACTGCAGAACATCCCTAACTTTTACTACAGAGATGATGGACTGAAGTTATGGACGGCCATCAACAG GTTTGTCTGGGCAATGCTGGGACTCTACTACCCTACAGACGACGAGGTGTCTGGGGATGCAGAGCTCCAGAGATGGATCCAAGATATCTCCACAAGGGGCTTCCTGGGCAACAGGAGGTCAG GGATGCCAGAGTCCTTCATCACCGTAGAAGAAGTTGTCAAGTTTGTCACCATGGTAATCTTCACAACATCTGCTCAACACGCAGCTGTAAACAGTggacag TTTGACTACAACAGCTGGGTCCCAAACAACCCTCTTCAGCTTCGAAGAGCACCTCCAACTACCAAGGGACAGGTTACCATGGAGACCATTCTGGAGACACTGCCAAACATTGGTCACTCCGTTGACTTCATCGCCCTTTCATCGGTTCTACACAAGAAATACACAGACTCG GTTGTTCTTGGTTCCTACCCTGAGGAACGCTTTGGTGAGCCGGCGGCCAAGCAGATTATAGAGAACTTCCAGAAGGAACTCTCCAGCATCGAGGAAAGGATCATAGAGAGGAACGCAACTCTTCACGTTCCGTACTGCTATCTGAAACCCTCGGAGATCGAGAATAGTGTGTCTATATGA